The following proteins come from a genomic window of Spirochaetota bacterium:
- the ispF gene encoding 2-C-methyl-D-erythritol 2,4-cyclodiphosphate synthase, with the protein MKNNRAEYRTGIGFDAHRLVEGRTLIIGGIHIPYKYGLLGHSDADVLTHAIIDALLGAANLGNIGTLYPDTSSQFKDKYSIDMLKDTYRLLKSHNIDIINIDAVIICQEPKIAPYQEQMKEAISAACGNLPVTSISIKGKTTEGMGFTGTGEGIAALATCLIQQNK; encoded by the coding sequence ATGAAAAATAACAGAGCAGAATATAGGACAGGCATTGGTTTTGATGCACACCGGCTTGTAGAAGGGCGCACGCTTATTATTGGCGGCATTCATATCCCATATAAATATGGTCTGTTGGGTCATTCCGATGCTGATGTTCTTACCCATGCTATTATTGATGCATTGCTTGGAGCAGCAAATCTTGGCAATATAGGGACATTATATCCTGACACAAGCAGCCAGTTTAAAGATAAATACAGTATTGATATGCTGAAAGACACTTATCGGCTGTTAAAAAGTCACAATATAGATATCATCAATATTGATGCAGTTATAATATGCCAGGAACCCAAAATAGCGCCATATCAGGAACAAATGAAAGAAGCAATTTCAGCTGCCTGCGGTAACCTTCCTGTTACATCAATCTCCATCAAAGGCAAAACAACAGAAGGCATGGGTTTTACTGGCACTGGTGAAGGCATAGCTGCGCTGGCAACATGTTTAATACAGCAGAATAAATAA